A genomic region of Raphanus sativus cultivar WK10039 chromosome 6, ASM80110v3, whole genome shotgun sequence contains the following coding sequences:
- the LOC108805691 gene encoding UDP-glycosyltransferase 73C3 has product MASQTPQQVHSPLHFVLFPFMAQGHMIPMVDIARLLAQRGVTITIVTTPHNAERFKNVLNRAIEAGLPINVVHVKLPFQEAGLPEGKENMDSLDSKELMVPFFKMVNMIEEPVMKLVEEMKPRPSCLICDLCLPYTSKIAKAFNIPKIVFHGMSCFCLLCMHVLRRNLEILHNLKSDKEYFFVPSFPDRVEFTKPQVPVRINATGDWKEFLDAMAEAETTSYGVIINTFQELEPAYVKEFKEARDGKVWSIGPVSLCNKKGADKAERGNKAVIDQEECYKWLDSKAEGSVLYVCLGSICNLPLSQLKELGLGLEKSQRPFIWVIRGWEKYNELAEWFLDSGVEGRVKGRGLLIKGWAPQVLILSHPSVGGFLTHCGWNSTLEGITSGVPLLTWPLFGDQFCNQKLVVQVLKVGVGAGIEETMKGGEEEKIGVLVDKEGVKKAVEELMGESDDAKERRRIAKKLGELAHKAVEEGGSSHSNITFLLEDIMKLAQSNN; this is encoded by the coding sequence ATGGCTTCCCAAACACCTCAACAAGTTCATTCTCCTCTTCACTTTGTTCTCTTCCCTTTCATGGCTCAGGGCCACATGATTCCCATGGTTGATATTGCAAGGCTCTTGGCTCAGCGTGGTGTGACCATAACAATTGTCACGACCCCTCACAACGCAGAGAGGTTCAAGAATGTCTTAAACCGTGCCATCGAGGCTGGTTTGCCTATCAACGTAGTTCATGTGAAGCTTCCGTTTCAAGAAGCTGGGCTGCCAGAAGGAAAAGAGAATATGGATTCGCTTGACTCCAAGGAGTTGATGGTACCTTTCTTTAAAATGGTTAACATGATCGAAGAGCCGGTCATGAAGCTAGTGGAAGAGATGAAACCTAGACCAAGCTGTCTAATATGTGATTTGTGTTTGCCTTATACAAGCAAAATCGCCAAGGCCTTCAATATACCAAAGATTGTTTTCCATGGAATGTCTTGCTTTTGTCTTTTGTGTATGCATGTTTTACGCAGAAACCTAGAGATCTTGCATAATTTAAAGTCGGACAAAGAGTATTTCTTTGTTCCTAGTTTTCCTGACAGAGTTGAATTTACAAAGCCTCAAGTTCCCGTGAGAATCAATGCAACTGGAGACTGGAAGGAGTTCTTGGACGCAATGGCAGAAGCAGAAACAACATCCTATGGTGTAATCATCAACACGTTTCAGGAGTTGGAGCCTGCTTATGTCAAAGAGTTCAAAGAGGCTAGAGATGGAAAAGTATGGTCCATTGGACCTGTTTCCTTGTGCAACAAGAAAGGAGCAGACAAAGCTGAGAGGGGAAACAAGGCTGTCattgatcaagaagaatgttatAAATGGCTTGATTCTAAAGCAGAAGGGTCGGTGCTATATGTTTGCCTTGGAAGTATCTGCAATCTTCCTCTGTCTCAGCTCAAGGAGCTAGGGCTAGGCCTAGAGAAATCTCAAAGACCTTTCATTTGGGTCATTAGAGGTTGGGAAAAGTATAATGAGCTTGCTGAGTGGTTCTTAGATAGCGGCGTTGAAGGAAGAGTCAAAGGGAGAGGGCTTCTGATAAAAGGATGGGCACCACAAGTGCTTATCCTTTCACACCCTTCTGTTGGAGGATTTTTGACACATTGTGGATGGAACTCCACTCTGGAAGGAATCACCTCGGGTGTTCCTTTGCTCACATGGCCATTGTTTGGAGACCAGTTCTGCAACCAGAAGCTGGTTGTGCAGGTTCTTAAAGTTGGTGTAGGAGCTGGGATTGAAGAAACTATGAAAGggggagaagaggagaagatagGAGTGTTGGTGGATAAAGAAGGAGTGAAGAAGGCAGTGGAAGAGTTGATGGGTGAGAGTGATGATGcaaaagagaggagaagaatAGCCAAAAAGCTCGGAGAGTTAGCTCACAAGGCTGTGGAAGAAGGAGGCTCTTCTCATTCTAATATTACTTTCCTTCTAGAAGACATAATGAAACTAGCACAATCCAATAATTGA
- the LOC108805690 gene encoding UDP-glycosyltransferase 73C12 has product MSMGSETAKKSYPLHFVLFPFMAQGHMIPMVDIARLLAQRGVTITIVTTPYNAGRFKNVLSRAIESGLPIKVAQVKFPSQETGLLEGKENIDLLDSIEQMIPFFKGVNMLEEPVQKLMEEMSPPPSCLISDMCLFYTSKLAKTFNIPKILFHGMCCFSLLCMHILRENLELLEDLKSDKEYFTVPYLPDRVEFTRPQVPVETYVPGEWKEFLDGINEADKTSYGVVVNTFQELEPAYVKDYKEVRSGKAWSIGPVSLCNKVGEDKAERGNKSDIDKDECLKWLDSKEGGSVLYVCLGSVCNLPLSQLKELGLGLEESQRPFIWVIRTWEKYNELAVWFLQSGFEERVKERGLLIKGWAPQVLILSHPSVGGFLTHCGWNSTLEGITSGLPLLTWPLFAEQFCNEKLVVQVLKAGVKVGVEQPMKWGEEEKIGVLVDKEGVKKAVEELMGESDDAKEWRRRAKELGELAHKAVQEGGSSHSNITLLLDDIMQLAQSNN; this is encoded by the coding sequence ATGAGCATGGGTTCTGAAACAGCTAAAAAATCTTATCCTCTTCACTTTGTTCTCTTTCCTTTCATGGCTCAAGGCCACATGATCCCCATGGTCGATATCGCAAGGCTCTTGGCTCAACGTGGTGTGACTATAACAATTGTCACTACGCCTTACAATGCAGGGAGGTTCAAGAATGTTCTAAGCCGTGCCATTGAGTCTGGCTTGCCCATCAAAGTAGCGCAAGTGAAGTTTCCATCTCAAGAAACTGGTTTGCTGGAGGGAAAAGAGAATATAGATTTGCTCGACTCCATAGAGCAGATGATACCTTTCTTTAAAGGGGTGAACATGCTCGAAGAACCTGTCCAGAAGCTCATGGAAGAGATGAGCCCTCCACCAAGCTGCTTAATCTCTGACATGTGTTTGTTTTATACAAGCAAACTAGCCAAGACGTTCAACATACCAAAGATCCTCTTCCATGGCATGTGTTGCTTTTCTCTTCTGTGTATGCATATTTTACGCGAAAATCTTGAGTTATTGGAGGATCTGAAGTCAGACAAAGAGTACTTCACCGTTCCTTATTTGCCTGATAGAGTTGAATTCACAAGACCTCAAGTTCCTGTGGAAACATATGTTCCTGGAGAGTGGAAGGAGTTCTTGGATGGAATTAATGAAGCGGATAAGACATCCTATGGAGTGGTAGTCAACACATTTCAAGAGCTGGAGCCTGCTTATGTCAAAGACTACAAGGAAGTAAGGTCAGGTAAAGCATGGTCCATTGGACCTGTTTCATTGTGCAATAAGGTGGGAGAAGATAAAGCTGAGAGGGGAAACAAATCAGACATTGATAAAGATGAGTGTCTTAAATGGCTTGATTCTAAGGAAGGTGGTTCTGTGCTGTACGTTTGTCTTGGAAGTGTCTGCAATCTTCCTTTGTCTCAGCTCAAGGAGCTTGGCCTAGGCTTAGAAGAATCCCAAAGACCTTTTATTTGGGTCATAAGAACTTGGGAAAAGTATAATGAGCTTGCAGTGTGGTTCTTACAGAGCGGTTTTGAAGAAAGGGTCAAAGAGAGAGGGCTTCTCATAAAAGGATGGGCACCGCAAGTACTCATCCTTTCACACCCTTCTGTTGGAGGATTCTTGACACACTGCGGATGGAACTCAACTCTTGAAGGGATAACCTCTGGTCTACCACTGCTTACATGGCCTCTGTTTGCAGAGCAATTCTGCAATGAGAAACTAGTTGTGCAGGTACTAAAAGCCGGTGTGAAAGTAGGGGTTGAGCAGCCTATGAAATGGGGAGAAGAGGAAAAGATAGGAGTGTTGGTGGATAAAGAAGGAGTGAAGAAGGCAGTGGAAGAGTTGATGGGTGAGAGTGATGATGCAAAAGAGTGGAGAAGAAGAGCCAAAGAGCTTGGAGAGTTAGCTCACAAGGCTGTGCAAGAAGGAGGCTCTTCTCATTCTAATATCACTTTACTCTTGGACGACATAATGCAACTAGCTCAATCCAATAAttga
- the LOC108807286 gene encoding UDP-glycosyltransferase 73C12: protein MGSETAQKSYPPLHFVLFPFMAQGHMIPMVDIARLLAQRGVTITIVTTSYNAGRFKNVLDRAIDSGLPIKVVHVKFPSQEAGVLEGKENIDLLDSMALMLPFFKAVNMLEEPVQKLMEEMSPSPSCLISDMCLSYTSKLAKTFNIPKILFHGMCCFCLLCMHVLHENLEFLENLKSDKEYFTVPSFPDRVEFTRPQVPVETKVTGEWKEFLDEINEADKTSYGVVVNTFQELEPAYVKDYKEARSGKAWSIGPVSLCNKVGEDKAERGNKSDIDKDECLKWLDSKEGGSVLYVCLGSICNLPLSQLKELGLGLEESQRPFIWVIRGWEKYNELAEWFLESGFEERVKERGLLIKGWAPQMIILTHPSVGGFLTHCGWNSTLEGISSGLPLLTWPLFADQFCNEKLVVQVLKAGVKVGVEEVMKWGEEEKIGVLVDKEGVKKAVEELMGESDDAKERRRRAKELGELAHKAVDEGGSSHSNITSLLEDIMQLATIK from the coding sequence ATGGGTTCCGAAACAGCTCAAAAATCCTATCCTCCTCTTCACTTTGTTCTCTTCCCTTTCATGGCTCAAGGCCACATGATTCCCATGGTCGATATCGCAAGGCTCTTGGCTCAGCGCGGTGTGACCATCACAATTGTCACCACGTCTTACAATGCAGGGAGGTTCAAGAATGTATTAGACCGTGCCATCGACTCTGGTTTGCCCATCAAAGTAGTACATGTGAAGTTTCCATCTCAAGAAGCTGGCGTGCTAGAAGGAAAAGAGAATATCGATTTGCTTGACTCCATGGCGCTGATGTTGCCTTTCTTCAAAGCGGTTAACATGCTCGAAGAACCGGTTCAGAAGCTCATGGAAGAGATGAGCCCTTCACCAAGCTGCTTAATCTCTGACATGTGTTTGTCTTATACAAGCAAACTCGCCAAGACTTTCAACATACCAAAGATCCTCTTCCATGGCATGTGCTGCTTTTGTCTTCTCTGTATGCATGTTTTACACGAAAATCTTGAGTTCTTGGAGAATCTCAAGTCAGACAAAGAGTACTTCACTGTTCCTAGTTTCCCTGACAGAGTTGAGTTCACAAGACCTCAGGTTCCTGTGGAAACAAAAGTTACTGGGGAGTGGAAGGAGTTCTTGGATGAAATAAATGAAGCGGATAAGACATCTTATGGAGTGGTAGTCAACACATTTCAAGAGCTGGAGCCTGCTTACGTCAAGGACTACAAGGAGGCAAGGTCTGGTAAAGCATGGTCCATTGGACCTGTTTCATTGTGCAATAAGGTGGGAGAAGATAAAGCTGAGAGGGGAAACAAATCAGACATTGATAAAGATGAGTGTCTTAAATGGCTTGATTCTAAGGAAGGTGGTTCTGTCCTGTACGTTTGTCTTGGAAGTATCTGCAATCTTCCTCTGTCTCAGCTCAAGGAGCTTGGCCTAGGCTTAGAAGAATCCCAAAGACCTTTTATTTGGGTCATAAGAGGTTGGGAAAAATATAATGAGCTTGCTGAGTGGTTCTTAGAGAGCGGTTTTGAAGAAAGGGTCAAAGAGAGAGGGCTTCTCATAAAAGGATGGGCACCTCAAATGATTATACTCACACATCCTTCTGTTGGAGGATTCTTAACGCACTGCGGATGGAACTCAACTCTTGAGGGGATAAGCTCTGGTCTACCACTGCTTACATGGCCACTATTCGCAGACCAATTCTGCAACGAGAAATTAGTTGTGCAGGTGCTAAAAGCCGGTGTGAAAGTAGGGGTTGAAGAGGTTATGAAATggggagaagaggagaagatagGAGTGTTGGTAGATAAAGAAGGAGTGAAGAAAGCAGTGGAAGAACTGATGGGTGAGAGTGATGATGCAaaagaaaggagaagaagagcaaaagAGCTTGGAGAGTTAGCTCACAAGGCTGTTGATGAAGGAGGCTCTTCTCATTCAAATATCACTTCCCTTTTGGAGGACATAATGCAACTAGCAACAATCAAATAA
- the LOC108809195 gene encoding uncharacterized protein LOC108809195, whose protein sequence is MAKKGGGATTLAEDAPWRVSSVKPVPRISRSPVLSISQSPETDYAIAVMKHPNPVGGGLAMEAVLESAGPECVVPGQVTPLRLLGVKVWPVEVDLKFLEPVGKELKMLGKFMDNAVDLMNKSFIDR, encoded by the exons ATGGCGAAGAAAGGAGGAGGAGCAACAACACTCGCGGAGGACGCACCGTGGCGTGTCTCCTCAGTGAAACCAGTACCTCGAATCAGCCGCTCACCGGTTCTCTCCATCTCTCAAAGTCCAGAGACCGATTACGCCATTGCCGTCATGAAG CATCCGAATCCAGTGGGAGGTGGTTTGGCGATGGAAGCAGTGCTCGAATCTGCAGGACCTGAATGCGTTGTTCCTGGTCAAGTCACGCCTCTTCGTCTTCTTGGTGTTaag GTGTGGCCTGTTGAAGTTGATCTTAAGTTCTTGGAACCTGTTGGAAAAGAGCTTAAGATGCTTGGGAAG TTTATGGATAATGCTGTTGACCTGATGAACAAGTCCTTCATCGACCGTTAA